The uncultured Flavobacterium sp. genome has a window encoding:
- the argC gene encoding N-acetyl-gamma-glutamyl-phosphate reductase, translated as MINAGIIGGSGYTAGELIRILMYHPNVNIDFVYSTTNAGKPLSVAHQDLMGDIEMNFTDTINPNVNVVFLCLGHGKSISFLKENQFASHTKIIDLGNDFRLNKDAHFEGKDFVYGLPELNKADIKKANYIANPGCFATAIQLALLPLAKHDLLNNDVHINATTGSTGAGVGLSDTSHFSWRNNNMSHYKAFEHQHLGEISESLVQLQEDFESDLLFIPNRGDFPRGIFATLYTISDESLEQTIAKYQEFYKNEPFVTVTTTNINMKQVVQTNKCIISLMKKGNRILITSIIDNLTKGASGQAIQNMNLMFGLEETTGLHLKPSGF; from the coding sequence ATGATTAATGCAGGAATAATTGGTGGTTCAGGCTACACGGCCGGAGAACTTATCAGAATATTAATGTATCATCCCAATGTAAACATCGATTTTGTTTACAGTACAACCAATGCTGGTAAACCGCTTTCTGTGGCGCACCAAGATTTGATGGGAGATATTGAAATGAATTTTACTGATACGATCAATCCAAACGTAAATGTTGTTTTCTTGTGTTTAGGTCACGGAAAATCGATTTCATTTTTAAAGGAAAATCAATTTGCAAGTCACACGAAAATCATTGATTTAGGAAATGATTTCAGATTGAATAAAGATGCTCATTTTGAAGGAAAAGATTTTGTTTACGGTTTACCCGAATTGAATAAAGCAGATATTAAAAAAGCAAATTATATTGCAAATCCGGGTTGTTTTGCTACAGCAATTCAATTGGCTTTATTGCCATTAGCAAAACATGATTTGTTGAATAATGATGTCCATATTAATGCCACAACCGGAAGTACCGGCGCAGGAGTTGGACTTTCAGATACATCTCATTTTAGCTGGAGAAACAACAATATGTCACATTATAAAGCTTTTGAGCACCAGCATTTAGGAGAAATCTCTGAAAGTTTGGTTCAACTGCAAGAAGATTTTGAAAGTGATTTACTTTTTATTCCGAACAGAGGAGATTTTCCAAGAGGAATTTTTGCAACTTTATATACAATTTCAGACGAAAGTCTGGAACAAACCATTGCAAAATACCAAGAGTTCTATAAAAATGAGCCGTTTGTAACCGTTACAACGACAAACATCAATATGAAGCAAGTCGTTCAAACTAACAAATGTATTATCAGTTTAATGAAAAAAGGAAACCGGATTTTGATCACCTCAATCATTGACAACTTAACCAAAGGTGCTTCCGGACAAGCAATTCAAAACATGAATTTGATGTTCGGATTAGAAGAAACCACCGGTTTACATTTGAAACCAAGCGGATTTTAG
- a CDS encoding argininosuccinate synthase domain-containing protein codes for MKKVVLAYSGGLDTSYCLKYLKNEKGYEVHTVLVDTGGFDAEELSAIEKRAYELGSAQHANLTIVDKYYDKAIKYLIFGNVLKNNTYPLSVSAERVFQAIEAIKYAKKVGASAIAHGSTGAGNDQIRFDLIFQTIAPEIEIITPIRDLKLSRQEEVDYLAQNGVHYSWEKAQYSINKGLWGTSVGGKETLTSSQPLPSEAYPSKLQKEGEEKVTLHFEQGELVALNGKKDVPEKNIVKLEKLANAYAIGRDIHVGDTIIGIKGRVGFEAAAPLIIIKAHHLLEKHTLGKWQQYWKEQLGNWYGMLFHEGQFLDPVMRNIETFLQDTQKTVNGTVTVSLKPYHFSLDGIESKNDLMNTGFGQYGEMNNAWTSDDAKGFIKILGNAQNIFSSVNHLDYD; via the coding sequence ATGAAAAAAGTTGTATTAGCTTATAGTGGAGGATTAGATACCTCGTATTGTTTGAAATATTTAAAAAATGAAAAAGGATACGAAGTTCACACCGTACTTGTAGATACAGGAGGATTTGACGCAGAAGAATTATCTGCAATCGAAAAAAGAGCATACGAATTAGGAAGTGCGCAACACGCAAACCTTACAATCGTAGATAAATATTATGATAAAGCTATAAAATATTTGATTTTCGGAAACGTATTAAAAAACAATACATACCCATTATCAGTGAGTGCAGAGCGTGTTTTTCAAGCAATTGAAGCTATAAAATATGCTAAAAAAGTTGGAGCAAGCGCCATCGCACACGGAAGTACAGGTGCAGGAAATGATCAAATTCGTTTTGATTTAATTTTCCAGACTATCGCTCCTGAAATTGAAATCATTACACCAATTAGAGATTTAAAACTTTCAAGACAAGAAGAAGTAGATTATTTAGCTCAAAACGGAGTTCACTATTCTTGGGAAAAAGCACAATATTCGATCAATAAAGGACTTTGGGGAACAAGTGTTGGAGGAAAAGAAACCTTAACTTCAAGTCAGCCATTGCCAAGTGAAGCTTATCCGTCGAAATTGCAAAAAGAAGGAGAAGAGAAAGTGACTTTGCATTTTGAACAAGGTGAATTGGTTGCATTAAACGGAAAAAAAGATGTTCCTGAAAAAAACATCGTAAAACTTGAAAAACTGGCAAATGCTTATGCAATTGGTAGAGATATTCACGTAGGAGATACCATTATTGGAATAAAAGGAAGAGTTGGTTTTGAAGCTGCTGCACCTTTAATAATCATAAAAGCACACCATTTATTAGAGAAACATACACTTGGTAAATGGCAGCAATATTGGAAAGAGCAACTAGGAAACTGGTACGGAATGCTGTTTCATGAAGGTCAGTTCTTAGATCCTGTTATGCGTAATATTGAAACGTTTTTACAAGACACGCAAAAAACAGTTAACGGAACTGTAACGGTTTCATTAAAGCCATATCATTTTTCGCTTGACGGAATCGAATCTAAAAATGATTTGATGAACACAGGTTTTGGCCAATATGGAGAAATGAATAATGCCTGGACGTCTGACGATGCAAAAGGATTTATTAAGATTTTAGGAAATGCACAAAACATATTTTCATCTGTAAACCACTTAGATTATGATTAA
- a CDS encoding GNAT family N-acetyltransferase, whose product MKISIVVTQEEHFKFAQEICDTIESSALLRGTGIAKRTPEYIQKKMSNGDAMIALADGKFAGFCYIESWQHGKFVAHSGLIVHPDYRSLGLAKKIKSKVFDYSLKRYPDAKIFGITTGLAVMKINSDLGYKPVPFSELTTDPSFWSGCKTCTNYEILKSKENKMCLCTGMLYDPKEKQKDPPRHPFNEAVLSRLKKIKQALFLNKLLSFIFLT is encoded by the coding sequence ATGAAAATCTCTATTGTTGTTACTCAGGAAGAACACTTCAAATTCGCACAGGAAATTTGCGATACAATAGAATCATCTGCCTTATTAAGAGGTACAGGGATTGCTAAAAGAACTCCTGAATACATTCAGAAAAAAATGTCGAACGGTGATGCGATGATTGCTTTAGCAGATGGAAAATTTGCTGGTTTTTGTTATATCGAAAGTTGGCAACACGGAAAATTCGTGGCACACTCCGGCTTAATCGTTCACCCGGATTATAGAAGTTTAGGTTTGGCAAAAAAAATCAAGTCAAAAGTTTTTGATTACTCGCTAAAAAGATACCCAGATGCAAAAATATTTGGTATTACAACAGGTTTGGCCGTAATGAAAATCAACTCTGATTTAGGTTACAAACCAGTGCCGTTCTCTGAACTTACAACAGATCCAAGTTTTTGGTCAGGCTGTAAAACCTGTACCAATTATGAAATTCTAAAAAGCAAAGAAAACAAGATGTGTCTTTGCACAGGAATGTTGTACGATCCGAAAGAAAAACAAAAAGATCCGCCAAGACACCCTTTTAATGAGGCTGTTTTAAGCAGATTAAAAAAAATAAAACAAGCCTTATTCTTAAATAAACTATTGTCGTTTATCTTTTTAACCTAA